A genome region from Pygocentrus nattereri isolate fPygNat1 chromosome 10, fPygNat1.pri, whole genome shotgun sequence includes the following:
- the cfl2 gene encoding cofilin-2, which translates to MASGVTVNDEVIKVFNDMKVRKSSTSDEVKKRKKAVLFCLSEDKKKIIVEEGKQILVGDIGETVDDPYACFVKLLPLNDCRYGLYDATYETKESKKEDLVFIFWAPEGAPLKSKMIYASSKDAIKKKFTGIKHEWQVNGLDDIQDRSTLAEKLGGNVVVSLEGRPL; encoded by the exons ATG GCTTCGGGAGTTACAGTGAATGATGAAGTCATCAAAGTCTTCAACGACATGAAAGTGCGCAAGTCCTCAACCTCGGACGAGGTAAAAAAACGCAAAAAGGCAGTGCTGTTCTGTCTCAGTGAAGACAAGAAGAAGATTATCGTGGAGGAAGGCAAGCAAATCCTGGTTGGCGATATTGGAGAGACTGTGGATGATCCCTATGCCTGCTTTGTAAAGCTCCTACCTCTTAACGACTGCAGATATGGCTTGTATGATGCCACTTATGAAACAAAAGAGTCTAAGAAAGAAGACTTGGTATTTATATTTTG GGCCCCTGAGGGAGCGCCATTAAAAAGCAAGATGATTTATGCTAGCTCTAAAGATGCCATTAAAAAGAAGTTTACAG GTATCAAACATGAGTGGCAAGTCAACGGTTTAGATGACATTCAGGACCGCTCAACCCTGGCAGAGAAATTGGGAGGCAATGTGGTTGTATCTTTGGAAGGGCGACCATTGTAA